From a single Falco rusticolus isolate bFalRus1 chromosome 17, bFalRus1.pri, whole genome shotgun sequence genomic region:
- the RAB29 gene encoding ras-related protein Rab-7L1 isoform X2: MGQRDRMFKVLVVGDATVGKTSLVQRYANDSFNRHYKSTVGVDFALKVVQWSESETVRLQLWDIAGQERFTSMTRLYYREASACVIMFDVTNISTFSNSQKWKQDLDSKLMLPDGNPVPCLLLANKCDLSPWAVTREEVDRFSKENGFSGWVETSVKENKNINESMRVLIEKMMSSSTGDGSSSAAGSGDYINIKETTPPGWACC, from the exons atGGGGCAGCGCGATCGCATGTTCaaggtgctggtggtgggggACGCCACGGTGGGGAAGACGTCGCTGGTGCAGCGCTACGCCAACGACAGCTTCAACCGGCACTACAAGTCCACGGTGGGGG TGGATTTTGCTCTGAAGGTGGTCCAGTGGTCGGAATCTGAGACAGTGCGACTTCAGCTCTGGGACATCGCAG GGCAGGAGCGCTTCACGTCCATGACCCGGCTGTACTACAGGGAGGCATCAGCCTGCGTTATCATGTTTGATGTCACCAACATCAGCACGTTCAGCAACAGCCAGAAGTGGAAGCAGGATTTGGACAGCAAGCTCATGCTGCCGGATGGGAACCCCGTGccttgcctgctgctggctAACAAA TGCGACCTTTCCCCGTGGGCAGTGACAAGAGAAGAAGTGGATCGgttcagcaaagaaaatggcttttctggTTGGGTGGAGACATCTGTCAAGGAGAACAAGAATATCAATGAGTCCATGAG AGTGCTGATTGAAAAGATGATGTCCTCGTCCACCGGTGATGGAAGTTCCTCTGCTGCCGGGAGTGGGGATTATATTAATATCAAAGAGACAACCCCGCCAGGCTGGGCTTGCTGTTAG
- the NUCKS1 gene encoding nuclear ubiquitous casein and cyclin-dependent kinase substrate 1 isoform X1, protein MSRPVRNRKVVDYSQFQESDDADEDYGRDSGPPSKKIRSSPREAKNKRRSGKNSQEDSEDSEEKDVKTKKDDSHSADEDFGSEDDDLGADDGKADSDYESSQKSKKGKKAKPEKNKRAASKSRKRPAEDSEDEKEDHKNVRQQRQAASKAASKQREMLMDDVGSEEEEQEDDEAQFQETDSGSDEDFLMEDDDDSDYGSSKKKNKKVSKKSKPERKEKKMPKPRLKATVTPSPVKGKGKAGRPTASKATKEKTPSPKEEDEEPESPPEKKKSASPPPEKSGDEGSEDEAPSGED, encoded by the exons ATGTCCAGGCCTGTCAG GAACAGGAAGGTGGTCGATTACTCCCAGTTTCAGGAATCAGATGATGCTG ATGAAGATTATGGAAGAGATTCAGGCCCCCCATCCAAGAAAATCCGTTCGTCTCCCCGGGAGGCTAAAAATAAGAGGCGATCTGGGAAGAATTCTCAGGAGGACAG TGAggattcagaagaaaaagatgtgaaGACTAAGAAAGATGATTCACACTCGGCAG atgAAGATTTTGGCAGTGAAGATGACGACTTAGGAGCAGATGATGGCAAAGCTGACAGTGACTATGAGAGCtctcaaaaaagcaaaaaaggaaaaaaggctaaACCAGAGAAGAATAAGAGAGCAGCCTCCAAATCCAGGAAAAGGcctgcag AGGACAGTGAGGACGAGAAAGAAGACCATAAAAACGTGCGTCAGCAACGACAGGCAGCATCCAAAGCAGCTTCTAAACAACGAGAGATGCTTATGGATGATGTGGGTAGTGAGGAGGAAGAACAAGAGGATGATGAGGCACAATTCCAGGAGA cAGATTCAGGAAGCGATGAAGACTTCCTCAtggaagatgatgatgatagTGACTATGGcagttcaaaaaagaaaaacaaaaaggtcTCCAAGAAATCCAAAcctgagaggaaagaaaagaaaatgccgAAGCCCAGGCTAAAGGCCACAG tgaccCCCAGTCCAGTGAAAGGCAAAGGGAAGGCAGGCCGCCCCACAGCTTCCaaggcaacaaaagaaaagaccCCATCCCCCAAAGAAGAGGATGAAGAGCCTGAAAGTcccccagaaaagaaaaaatcagccAGCCCTCCACCAGAGAAGTCAGGGGATGAGGGATCTGAAGATGAAGCACCCTCTGGTGAAGATTAA
- the NUCKS1 gene encoding nuclear ubiquitous casein and cyclin-dependent kinase substrate 1 isoform X2: MSRPVRNRKVVDYSQFQESDDADEDYGRDSGPPSKKIRSSPREAKNKRRSGKNSQEDSEDSEEKDVKTKKDDSHSADEDFGSEDDDLGADDGKADSDYESSQKSKKGKKAKPEKNKRAASKSRKRPAEDSEDEKEDHKNVRQQRQAASKAASKQREMLMDDVGSEEEEQEDDEAQFQENSGSDEDFLMEDDDDSDYGSSKKKNKKVSKKSKPERKEKKMPKPRLKATVTPSPVKGKGKAGRPTASKATKEKTPSPKEEDEEPESPPEKKKSASPPPEKSGDEGSEDEAPSGED, translated from the exons ATGTCCAGGCCTGTCAG GAACAGGAAGGTGGTCGATTACTCCCAGTTTCAGGAATCAGATGATGCTG ATGAAGATTATGGAAGAGATTCAGGCCCCCCATCCAAGAAAATCCGTTCGTCTCCCCGGGAGGCTAAAAATAAGAGGCGATCTGGGAAGAATTCTCAGGAGGACAG TGAggattcagaagaaaaagatgtgaaGACTAAGAAAGATGATTCACACTCGGCAG atgAAGATTTTGGCAGTGAAGATGACGACTTAGGAGCAGATGATGGCAAAGCTGACAGTGACTATGAGAGCtctcaaaaaagcaaaaaaggaaaaaaggctaaACCAGAGAAGAATAAGAGAGCAGCCTCCAAATCCAGGAAAAGGcctgcag AGGACAGTGAGGACGAGAAAGAAGACCATAAAAACGTGCGTCAGCAACGACAGGCAGCATCCAAAGCAGCTTCTAAACAACGAGAGATGCTTATGGATGATGTGGGTAGTGAGGAGGAAGAACAAGAGGATGATGAGGCACAATTCCAGGAGA ATTCAGGAAGCGATGAAGACTTCCTCAtggaagatgatgatgatagTGACTATGGcagttcaaaaaagaaaaacaaaaaggtcTCCAAGAAATCCAAAcctgagaggaaagaaaagaaaatgccgAAGCCCAGGCTAAAGGCCACAG tgaccCCCAGTCCAGTGAAAGGCAAAGGGAAGGCAGGCCGCCCCACAGCTTCCaaggcaacaaaagaaaagaccCCATCCCCCAAAGAAGAGGATGAAGAGCCTGAAAGTcccccagaaaagaaaaaatcagccAGCCCTCCACCAGAGAAGTCAGGGGATGAGGGATCTGAAGATGAAGCACCCTCTGGTGAAGATTAA
- the RAB29 gene encoding ras-related protein Rab-7L1 isoform X1 encodes MTRLYYREASACVIMFDVTNISTFSNSQKWKQDLDSKLMLPDGNPVPCLLLANKCDLSPWAVTREEVDRFSKENGFSGWVETSVKENKNINESMRVLIEKMMSSSTGDGSSSAAGSGDYINIKETTPPGWACC; translated from the exons ATGACCCGGCTGTACTACAGGGAGGCATCAGCCTGCGTTATCATGTTTGATGTCACCAACATCAGCACGTTCAGCAACAGCCAGAAGTGGAAGCAGGATTTGGACAGCAAGCTCATGCTGCCGGATGGGAACCCCGTGccttgcctgctgctggctAACAAA TGCGACCTTTCCCCGTGGGCAGTGACAAGAGAAGAAGTGGATCGgttcagcaaagaaaatggcttttctggTTGGGTGGAGACATCTGTCAAGGAGAACAAGAATATCAATGAGTCCATGAG AGTGCTGATTGAAAAGATGATGTCCTCGTCCACCGGTGATGGAAGTTCCTCTGCTGCCGGGAGTGGGGATTATATTAATATCAAAGAGACAACCCCGCCAGGCTGGGCTTGCTGTTAG